In the genome of Nitrospinaceae bacterium, one region contains:
- a CDS encoding prolyl oligopeptidase family serine peptidase, which translates to MPSLLHQDKDGEPSRPKRRSRLRRLKRMPLLLLLVLVATSCSRARTIGLMAPNAPTFAYREMSVELPGSKPDIRIEGYYTRPSPEGKYPCAVILHGKGGWWRAYIRYARALAGQGIASVIVNYYSGHQVDLEGLYVPFDERRAQFEYQNGDISAAVAAFSRYPVCSGRKVGLIGFSLGADKAFRTAATQPDIGAVVGYYGPYDYVSFIRQRVNPILLALAGENALKWKAYLEKNSPYTQAGRVKASALLFHGVEDTTISVKQSILMQRALERRGGSGARMKLYEGVGHNFALRRRGTKAERDDSIRLTISFLKKKLIEKKKKIVSGKRKPVARSGL; encoded by the coding sequence ATGCCTTCCCTTCTCCATCAAGACAAAGATGGTGAGCCCTCGCGCCCGAAGAGGCGCTCCCGACTGAGGCGCTTAAAGCGGATGCCGCTTCTTTTGCTGCTGGTACTTGTCGCGACAAGCTGTAGCCGCGCAAGAACGATCGGGCTCATGGCACCGAATGCGCCTACCTTTGCCTACCGGGAGATGTCCGTCGAACTCCCCGGCAGCAAACCAGACATTCGTATAGAGGGCTACTACACCCGCCCCTCGCCAGAGGGCAAATATCCTTGCGCGGTAATTCTCCATGGCAAGGGAGGATGGTGGCGGGCCTATATCCGCTACGCCCGCGCGCTGGCCGGCCAAGGGATAGCCTCCGTCATTGTGAACTATTACTCAGGTCATCAGGTCGATCTTGAGGGACTCTACGTCCCCTTTGATGAACGACGGGCGCAGTTCGAATATCAAAACGGCGACATCTCCGCGGCGGTGGCCGCCTTTTCCCGCTATCCGGTTTGCAGCGGGAGAAAAGTGGGGCTCATCGGTTTCTCACTCGGAGCCGACAAGGCCTTCCGCACAGCCGCAACTCAGCCCGATATCGGCGCCGTGGTTGGCTACTACGGACCCTACGATTACGTCTCCTTCATTCGCCAGCGGGTGAACCCGATACTACTGGCACTGGCGGGCGAGAATGCTCTCAAGTGGAAAGCCTACCTTGAAAAAAACAGCCCCTACACGCAGGCGGGCCGCGTAAAGGCAAGCGCCCTATTGTTTCACGGGGTCGAGGACACAACGATATCGGTAAAACAATCGATTCTCATGCAAAGGGCCTTGGAGAGGCGAGGTGGTTCGGGTGCGCGGATGAAACTCTACGAGGGGGTGGGCCATAACTTTGCCCTCAGACGCCGAGGCACCAAGGCCGAGCGTGATGACTCTATCCGCCTGACGATTTCGTTTCTCAAGAAAAAACTGATT